A window from Corynebacterium urealyticum DSM 7109 encodes these proteins:
- a CDS encoding IS1249 family transposase — MTPNRPRCPICARQMKKNGTTTKGTTRWRCKNPDCGCSTTRHRKDQALARDFTTFHRYVTTTAPLTRIASEVGCSRWTLDRKFEPFWLINVPHTPDPNRVYDQIFIDGTYTDAGCLLVAASRDHVITWHWAKRESAHAYTQLLKNIAPPLCVVLDGGQGAYSAIKACWPNTRIQRCLVHAQRVIRRYTTSRPRTDAGKAIYALALKLTKITTLDQAREWTLRMHDFGVVYKDFLNEKTSVPKERRTLNKQWEWTHLWVRKAYHCLLHLSRKGWLFTFLQPPPEALEPKRWASTTNSLEGGINAQLKRIADAHRGRSGERQRKMLEWYLHSKTQLPDDPLKIARQCNYGQDQLAKVNDLVPEDHNKADHETGRPAFYDNAIPTEYQHNIGIRKGPMR; from the coding sequence GTGACTCCAAACAGACCCCGATGCCCTATATGCGCTCGGCAAATGAAGAAAAACGGCACCACAACCAAAGGAACAACCAGATGGCGGTGTAAAAACCCTGACTGCGGATGCTCAACAACACGACACCGCAAAGATCAAGCACTTGCCCGCGACTTCACAACATTTCACCGCTACGTCACTACGACAGCACCACTGACTCGCATCGCCTCGGAAGTCGGCTGCTCACGCTGGACACTGGACCGTAAATTCGAACCATTCTGGCTCATCAATGTCCCTCACACCCCGGACCCCAACCGAGTCTACGACCAGATCTTCATCGACGGCACCTACACCGACGCTGGTTGCTTGCTTGTGGCAGCCAGCCGTGACCACGTCATCACCTGGCATTGGGCCAAACGCGAGTCAGCCCACGCCTACACCCAACTACTCAAAAACATCGCCCCACCACTATGCGTTGTCCTCGACGGCGGACAAGGCGCCTACAGCGCCATCAAAGCCTGCTGGCCCAACACACGGATTCAACGCTGCCTTGTCCATGCCCAACGCGTCATCCGTCGCTACACCACATCGCGTCCACGCACCGACGCCGGCAAAGCCATCTACGCCCTGGCGTTGAAACTGACCAAGATCACCACACTCGACCAAGCACGCGAATGGACACTACGCATGCACGACTTCGGGGTGGTCTACAAGGACTTTCTCAATGAGAAGACATCCGTGCCGAAAGAGCGCCGCACCCTGAATAAACAGTGGGAATGGACCCACCTGTGGGTCCGCAAGGCCTACCACTGCCTGCTGCACCTCTCACGGAAAGGATGGCTGTTTACCTTCCTCCAGCCCCCACCAGAAGCACTCGAACCAAAGCGCTGGGCATCAACAACAAACAGTCTGGAAGGCGGGATCAACGCCCAGCTCAAACGCATCGCCGATGCCCACCGCGGCAGATCCGGGGAGCGCCAACGCAAAATGCTCGAGTGGTACCTGCACTCGAAAACGCAGCTGCCTGACGACCCGCTAAAGATCGCCAGGCAGTGCAATTACGGACAAGATCAACTCGCCAAAGTCAACGACCTTGTCCCAGAAGACCACAACAAAGCCGACCACGAAACAGGACGACCAGCCTTCTACGACAACGCTATCCCAACCGAATACCAACACAACATAGGAATCCGGAAAGGGCCCATGAGATAA
- a CDS encoding IS256 family transposase, translating to MTTVSPKKGHDPARVNEISEKLMENPELASLISELSTSADDASELVKGLLQASINAGLQAEMDAHLGYSHSDRKSKAQVEPVHGGNHRNGSYTKTVNSGYGAVEVTVPRDRAGTFTPKMVPKGARRLTELDDMIVSLYAGGMTVRDIQHHLATTLGVDMSPDTISTITDAVLDEVMIWQNRQLDEFYPVIFLDALRVKIRDGHRVVNKACYMAVGVDMDGIKHILGLWIADNEGAAFWASVCADLANRGVQDVFIVCCDGLKGLPEAVEATWPNSMVQTCIVHLIRASNRWVSHQDRKSVSRALREVYTAANEDTARDALDAFEASELGQRYPQSVKVWRDAWDRFVPFLQFPPAARRVLYTTNSIESLNAELRKATRNRGQFPNDTAALKTLWLMICNIEDKRAAQRAKKAKRDIECNGYIEGAKATGWKQAINQLAVAYPDRFADYL from the coding sequence ATGACTACTGTGTCACCGAAGAAAGGCCATGACCCGGCGAGGGTCAACGAGATCAGCGAGAAGCTGATGGAAAATCCTGAGCTGGCTAGCCTGATCAGCGAGCTGTCGACCTCCGCTGATGATGCCAGCGAGCTGGTCAAAGGCTTGTTGCAGGCATCAATCAACGCTGGTCTGCAGGCGGAGATGGATGCGCATTTGGGCTATAGCCACTCCGACCGCAAGTCCAAAGCCCAGGTTGAACCCGTGCACGGCGGCAATCACCGCAACGGGTCGTACACCAAGACCGTCAATTCTGGCTACGGCGCGGTGGAAGTGACCGTGCCCAGGGATCGTGCCGGCACGTTTACTCCGAAGATGGTGCCCAAGGGCGCACGTCGGCTCACAGAGCTCGACGACATGATCGTCTCGCTATACGCCGGTGGGATGACAGTGCGCGATATTCAGCATCACCTCGCGACCACGCTCGGGGTGGATATGAGCCCAGATACGATCAGCACCATTACCGATGCGGTGTTAGACGAGGTCATGATCTGGCAAAACCGCCAGCTCGACGAGTTTTACCCGGTGATCTTCCTCGACGCGCTACGCGTGAAAATCCGTGACGGTCACCGCGTGGTCAATAAGGCCTGCTACATGGCGGTTGGTGTCGACATGGACGGCATCAAACACATCCTGGGATTGTGGATTGCCGATAATGAAGGCGCTGCATTCTGGGCATCGGTGTGCGCGGATCTGGCCAACCGTGGCGTCCAGGACGTGTTCATCGTGTGCTGCGACGGGCTCAAAGGCTTGCCGGAAGCTGTCGAGGCAACCTGGCCGAATTCCATGGTGCAAACCTGCATTGTGCACCTGATTCGGGCTTCGAACCGGTGGGTGTCGCATCAGGACCGCAAATCTGTCTCCCGTGCGCTACGTGAGGTCTACACGGCCGCCAACGAGGACACCGCCCGCGACGCCCTGGACGCGTTCGAAGCCAGTGAACTGGGCCAGAGATACCCGCAATCGGTCAAAGTCTGGCGCGACGCCTGGGACCGGTTCGTGCCGTTTTTACAGTTCCCGCCAGCGGCCCGCCGGGTGCTCTACACCACGAATTCGATCGAATCGCTCAACGCTGAACTGCGGAAAGCTACCCGTAACCGCGGGCAATTCCCGAACGACACCGCGGCGCTGAAAACGCTGTGGCTGATGATCTGCAACATCGAAGACAAGCGCGCCGCCCAGCGAGCGAAGAAAGCAAAGCGCGACATCGAATGCAATGGCTATATTGAAGGAGCGAAAGCCACCGGGTGGAAACAAGCCATCAACCAACTAGCCGTGGCTTACCCCGACCGATTCGCGGACTACTTGTAA
- a CDS encoding IS3 family transposase (programmed frameshift), translated as MPRKYSDEFKAKAVRLAEDLVELEGCSKWGAAVEIGEKLDIPAHTLNNWLKPNMASSDAEVGAGESPADELKRLRKEIKQLRRANEILKTASGFFRSGTRPSHQKMIEYIDAYRDRFGVEAICRTLKETECGFITSRGYRAAKTRAPSARSLSDALLIPELMKVYEDNFSVYGVRKMWKAMQRAGWNIGGDQTARLMKQAGIYGRRRGRTPMTTLRVNVPDGRPGLVNRDFTASAPHRLWVADITYVHTLSGFAYTAFITDVYSRKIIGVATRASMRTDELPLEAFEHALYHAGDLRAEGLVHHSDRGWQYVSIRYGEALAQAGIDPSVGTVGDSYDNALAETVNGLYTTELIYPHRPWTSVGEVEIATLCWVHWWNNQRLHQSLGYITPQEMEDVYYQRSGAQTLGVK; from the exons ATGCCAAGGAAGTACAGTGACGAGTTCAAGGCCAAGGCAGTGCGTTTGGCTGAGGACCTCGTTGAGCTCGAAGGGTGCTCGAAATGGGGTGCAGCCGTAGAGATCGGTGAAAAGCTCGACATTCCAGCGCACACGCTCAACAACTGGTTGAAGCCGAATATGGCCTCGTCCGATGCTGAGGTTGGCGCCGGCGAGTCACCGGCTGACGAATTGAAGCGGCTCCGGAAAGAGATTAAGCAGCTACGCAGGGCTAATGAGATCTTGAAAACCGCGTCAG GCTTTTTTCGCAGCGGAACTCGACCGTCCCACCAGAAGATGATCGAATACATCGATGCGTATCGCGATCGCTTCGGGGTCGAGGCCATCTGTCGCACATTGAAAGAAACAGAATGTGGGTTCATCACCTCTCGTGGCTACCGAGCAGCGAAAACACGAGCCCCGTCGGCGAGGAGTTTGTCAGACGCGCTGCTCATCCCCGAATTGATGAAAGTCTACGAGGACAACTTCAGCGTCTACGGGGTCCGGAAGATGTGGAAGGCTATGCAGCGCGCCGGCTGGAACATCGGTGGTGATCAGACCGCGCGTTTGATGAAGCAAGCTGGCATTTACGGCCGCAGACGTGGCCGCACTCCGATGACAACGCTTCGGGTCAACGTGCCGGATGGCCGCCCTGGCCTGGTCAACCGTGACTTCACCGCGTCAGCGCCGCACCGGTTGTGGGTCGCTGACATCACCTATGTGCACACCTTGTCTGGTTTTGCCTACACCGCGTTTATCACCGATGTGTACTCCAGGAAGATCATCGGTGTGGCGACTCGGGCGAGCATGCGTACCGATGAACTTCCGCTGGAGGCCTTTGAGCACGCCCTGTACCACGCTGGTGATCTCCGTGCTGAAGGGCTTGTCCACCACAGTGACCGCGGCTGGCAATATGTGTCGATCCGTTACGGTGAAGCGCTCGCCCAGGCGGGTATCGATCCATCTGTCGGCACCGTTGGCGATTCCTATGACAACGCGTTGGCTGAAACGGTCAACGGGCTCTACACAACAGAGCTGATTTATCCCCACCGGCCGTGGACATCGGTCGGGGAAGTCGAGATTGCGACCCTTTGCTGGGTGCACTGGTGGAACAACCAGCGACTTCATCAATCCCTGGGATATATCACTCCACAGGAGATGGAGGACGTCTACTATCAACGATCAGGCGCTCAAACGTTGGGCGTTAAATAA